Proteins encoded in a region of the Saccharothrix ecbatanensis genome:
- a CDS encoding SagB family peptide dehydrogenase, whose translation MAEPTRPDDVLLTLATRTNSYRAVTPAFTSTAFRSPIDRYGHLDFCGPPQVAEEFLISTRLDRHDREVPHAVGEYLDERFVPVVALVDTEDVPVPDRVELPPSVELRAPLGRVIGDRRSARAFGGGAVPFGELATLVRAAAGVTREPDGERMPGRAAPSGGGLYPVELWVLALDVTDLARGVYRYAPRLDVFERCHDERVVEDFLTEGLIDVGDEDPSRGAAAIVALVARPWRSMRKYGPRGLRLVLHEVGAMSEHLHLAGTALGLASTDWSSFYDGPANRCLGLDGLRHVLLHTVLVGRPHTRAE comes from the coding sequence GTGGCCGAACCGACCCGTCCCGACGACGTCCTGCTCACCCTTGCCACGCGCACGAACTCTTATCGCGCGGTGACGCCCGCGTTCACCTCCACGGCGTTCCGCTCGCCGATCGACCGGTACGGCCACCTCGATTTCTGCGGGCCGCCGCAGGTCGCCGAGGAATTCCTGATCTCGACCCGCCTTGACCGGCACGACCGCGAGGTGCCGCACGCGGTCGGCGAATATCTGGACGAGCGGTTCGTCCCGGTGGTCGCGCTGGTCGACACCGAGGACGTGCCGGTCCCGGACCGGGTCGAGCTGCCCCCGTCGGTCGAGTTGCGCGCGCCGCTCGGCCGGGTGATCGGGGACCGGCGCAGCGCGCGGGCGTTCGGCGGAGGCGCGGTCCCGTTCGGGGAACTGGCCACGCTGGTGCGTGCCGCGGCCGGGGTGACGAGGGAGCCGGACGGCGAGCGGATGCCCGGCCGGGCGGCGCCCAGCGGCGGCGGCCTCTACCCGGTGGAGCTCTGGGTGCTGGCGCTGGACGTGACCGATCTGGCGCGCGGGGTCTACCGCTACGCGCCCCGACTCGACGTGTTCGAGCGGTGCCATGACGAACGGGTGGTCGAGGACTTCCTGACCGAGGGCCTGATCGACGTCGGCGACGAGGACCCGTCGCGCGGCGCGGCGGCGATCGTCGCGCTGGTGGCCCGCCCGTGGCGCTCGATGCGCAAGTACGGGCCGAGAGGGCTGCGGCTGGTGCTGCACGAGGTGGGGGCGATGTCCGAGCACCTGCACCTGGCCGGCACCGCCCTCGGTCTGGCGAGCACCGACTGGTCCAGCTTCTACGACGGTCCGGCCAACCGGTGCCTGGGACTCGACGGCCTGCGTCACGTCCTGCTGCACACGGTGTTGGTCGGCCGACCACACACGCGAGCGGAGTGA
- a CDS encoding cytochrome P450, whose product MSQEHTSTDRIERFDLPDGGTGWWVGGYREVRVVLADPRFSSAAAAHPDHAATRQVPLDPDLILTMDPPRHTRVRKPAVRQFTAAHAERLRGFVERTAEDLLDGFTEPPVDLVERFAAPLTSAGICAALDLPPVDHTRLRAWARPLLALDAEQAVGAAEAAVGLTTYLARLLDDPGVWRDGAVAASLVADLEPEEAGRLLTFLLISGHVSTSVQLVNCVLELLVRPTEWRRLTDDPALVDRAVEELLRFSPPESGGLGPRRAVEDVELAGVLIRTGDVVVPCTREANLDPSVFPSADRLDVTREDCRHLSFGPGRHHCVGAHLARMELQVALGALVRRFPGLRLAVPPDGLHRRSGLQFRELVELPVSW is encoded by the coding sequence ATGTCCCAGGAGCACACGTCGACGGACCGCATCGAGCGGTTTGACCTGCCGGATGGCGGAACCGGCTGGTGGGTGGGCGGCTACCGGGAAGTGCGCGTGGTACTCGCGGACCCGAGGTTCAGCTCCGCGGCGGCGGCCCACCCCGACCACGCCGCGACGCGCCAGGTGCCGCTGGACCCGGACCTCATCCTCACCATGGACCCGCCCCGGCACACGAGGGTGCGCAAACCCGCCGTCCGGCAGTTCACCGCCGCGCACGCCGAACGGTTGCGCGGCTTCGTGGAACGCACGGCCGAGGACCTGCTCGACGGGTTCACCGAGCCGCCGGTCGACCTGGTCGAGCGGTTCGCCGCGCCGCTGACGTCGGCCGGGATCTGCGCCGCGCTGGACCTGCCGCCGGTCGACCACACCCGGCTGCGCGCGTGGGCGCGACCGCTGCTCGCGCTGGACGCGGAGCAGGCGGTCGGCGCCGCCGAGGCAGCCGTTGGGCTGACCACCTACCTGGCCCGGCTGCTCGACGACCCGGGCGTGTGGCGGGACGGAGCGGTGGCGGCCTCACTGGTGGCGGACCTCGAACCGGAGGAAGCGGGGCGGCTGCTCACGTTCCTCCTCATCTCCGGGCACGTGTCGACCTCCGTCCAGCTGGTGAACTGCGTGCTGGAGCTGCTGGTCCGGCCGACCGAGTGGCGGCGGCTGACGGACGACCCCGCGCTCGTCGACCGGGCGGTGGAGGAGCTGCTCCGGTTCAGCCCTCCGGAGTCCGGCGGGCTGGGTCCACGGCGGGCCGTCGAGGACGTCGAGCTGGCCGGGGTGCTGATCCGCACGGGCGACGTGGTCGTGCCTTGCACCAGGGAAGCCAACCTCGACCCGTCGGTGTTCCCCTCGGCCGACCGGCTCGACGTGACGCGTGAGGACTGCCGGCACCTGTCGTTCGGCCCCGGACGCCACCACTGCGTCGGCGCGCACCTGGCCCGCATGGAGCTCCAAGTCGCGCTGGGCGCGCTGGTGCGCAGGTTCCCCGGCCTCCGCCTCGCCGTGCCGCCGGACGGGCTGCACCGCCGCAGCGGCCTCCAGTTCCGCGAGCTGGTCGAGCTACCGGTGAGCTGGTGA
- a CDS encoding SAM-dependent methyltransferase: MEQASWVPSSVDLDRPSAARMYDYFLGGSHNFAVDREAAKAVEQIFPGMSGAARANRSFLRRAVRYLLSQGIDQFLDLGSGIPTVGNVHEIAQQSNPAARVVYADVEPVAVAHSTALLADNPLAVAIQGDLRDPDSVLGNEEVRATLDFDRPIGLLMVAVLHFVPDSDEPHQAIARYRDALAPGSFVAISHGSWDGVSQDEQRSGEKVNAIYQRTDSPLVLRSGDEVAAFFAGLDVVEPGVVPLSDWRKDSDDAFINAYAGVGRKA; encoded by the coding sequence ATGGAGCAGGCGAGCTGGGTTCCGTCATCGGTGGACCTGGACCGGCCGAGCGCGGCCCGGATGTACGACTACTTCCTGGGCGGGTCGCACAACTTCGCGGTGGACCGCGAGGCGGCGAAAGCGGTCGAGCAGATCTTCCCCGGCATGTCCGGCGCGGCCCGCGCGAACCGCTCGTTCCTCCGCCGGGCCGTGCGGTACCTGCTGTCGCAGGGCATCGACCAGTTCCTGGACCTGGGATCGGGCATCCCGACCGTGGGCAACGTGCACGAGATCGCCCAGCAGTCCAACCCGGCGGCACGGGTGGTGTACGCCGACGTCGAGCCCGTCGCGGTCGCGCACAGCACCGCGCTGCTCGCCGACAACCCCCTCGCCGTGGCCATCCAGGGCGACCTGCGCGACCCGGACTCGGTGCTGGGCAACGAAGAGGTCCGCGCGACGCTCGACTTCGACCGGCCCATCGGCCTGCTGATGGTCGCCGTGCTGCACTTCGTGCCGGACTCGGACGAGCCGCACCAGGCGATCGCCCGGTACCGCGACGCGTTGGCGCCGGGCAGTTTCGTCGCCATCTCGCACGGCAGCTGGGACGGCGTGTCGCAGGACGAGCAGCGCAGCGGTGAGAAGGTGAACGCCATCTACCAGCGCACCGACAGCCCGCTGGTGCTGCGCTCGGGTGACGAGGTCGCCGCGTTCTTCGCCGGGCTGGACGTCGTGGAACCGGGTGTCGTGCCGCTGTCTGACTGGCGGAAGGACTCGGACGACGCCTTCATCAACGCGTACGCCGGGGTGGGCCGCAAGGCGTGA